In Coriobacteriia bacterium, the following are encoded in one genomic region:
- the wecB gene encoding UDP-N-acetylglucosamine 2-epimerase (non-hydrolyzing) → MKIISIVGARPNFMKIAPFCHAISASPTSIEHLLVHTGQHYDDKMSEAFFTSLSIPAADINLGVGSGTHAEQVGRTMIAIERVLIEEQPDWVVVVGDVNATAACSITAKKLGIRVAHIEAGLRSRDMSMPEEINRLVTDRISDLLLTPDRLSSENLIREGVDPESIVFTGNIMIDTLESQRDKAAKLDLNEIIDQNKLAEENSTTALEDGGYAVITLHRPSNVDSPETLMPLVRFFLDEVATDMPLVWPVHPRTKKNLQTFGLWDELVAHDNMLLVEPLGYHDLLRLNMGAKLMFTDSGGLQEECCVLGTPCLTLRWNTERPITLRENGGASVLVGNDISKIRAEYHHTLSAQRTPLRPELWDGHAAERMVEALIEANTR, encoded by the coding sequence ATGAAAATCATCAGTATCGTCGGTGCACGTCCGAATTTCATGAAAATCGCTCCGTTTTGTCACGCAATTTCTGCTTCTCCTACGTCCATCGAGCATCTCTTGGTACATACCGGTCAGCACTACGATGACAAAATGAGCGAAGCCTTTTTCACTTCGCTGTCCATTCCGGCCGCCGACATCAACCTCGGCGTGGGGTCCGGCACCCATGCAGAACAGGTCGGTCGCACGATGATCGCCATCGAACGCGTGTTGATCGAAGAACAGCCCGACTGGGTTGTCGTAGTCGGAGATGTGAACGCCACGGCGGCCTGCTCCATAACAGCCAAAAAACTCGGAATCCGCGTGGCGCATATCGAAGCGGGCCTTCGCAGCCGCGACATGAGTATGCCCGAAGAAATCAACCGACTCGTCACCGACCGAATTTCGGACCTGTTGTTGACGCCTGATCGTCTGAGCAGCGAAAACTTGATCCGTGAAGGAGTCGACCCTGAATCCATCGTGTTCACCGGCAACATCATGATAGACACGCTTGAATCGCAGCGTGATAAAGCCGCAAAGCTCGACCTGAATGAAATCATCGACCAAAATAAGCTCGCCGAAGAGAACTCGACGACTGCGCTCGAAGATGGCGGGTACGCCGTCATCACGCTGCATCGACCGAGCAATGTCGACTCACCTGAAACGCTGATGCCTCTCGTGCGATTTTTTCTCGACGAAGTCGCTACGGATATGCCACTCGTTTGGCCGGTGCACCCGCGCACGAAGAAAAACCTGCAAACATTCGGGTTGTGGGATGAATTGGTGGCGCACGATAACATGCTACTCGTAGAACCCTTGGGATATCACGATCTGTTGCGTCTCAATATGGGGGCAAAACTGATGTTTACCGATAGCGGAGGTCTGCAGGAAGAATGCTGCGTACTCGGCACCCCATGTCTGACGCTTCGCTGGAATACCGAGCGTCCCATAACGCTGCGCGAAAACGGCGGGGCAAGCGTGCTTGTGGGCAACGATATATCAAAAATCAGAGCGGAATATCACCATACTCTTTCCGCACAACGAACGCCGCTCCGCCCCGAACTGTGGGACGGACATGCCGCCGAGCGCATGGTGGAGGCACTCATCGAAGCAAATACGCGATGA
- a CDS encoding glycosyltransferase family 4 protein, giving the protein MRILHVAAANSLQGGGEKHVADLMTELAKRGDDVALVAPDGGDLERVAEDLGVKYYPASIASGYSSARVKAVRRAIEDFKPDIVHAHGHRAAMFARLADRQASLRVVYTLHGIHVGRGMLAPVKTAIERRLCSHTAYFIVTCRADEELGRKLRILDQSRCRVVYNGIKDAVYRDEKGSFRKEFGLSIDDVLVLHVGRLNPQKDQKTLIDAVASIKQPVGYDFKLVMICPGEDEARREMQSYVESKSYAGKIEILPGRPNLARAYADSDIFTLSSVGEGTPYSVLEAMQGGCAVVSTAVGGVVEAVEEDSSGLLVPPKNPSALGERLNELEQDKTKCREFGLRGAHIVEERYTLSAMVDQLVEVYERVIAGE; this is encoded by the coding sequence ATGCGAATTTTACATGTGGCAGCTGCGAACTCCTTGCAAGGCGGCGGAGAAAAGCATGTCGCAGACCTCATGACAGAGTTGGCGAAACGCGGGGATGACGTAGCGCTTGTCGCCCCCGACGGGGGAGATTTGGAGCGTGTCGCCGAAGATTTGGGCGTGAAATATTATCCGGCATCGATTGCCTCGGGATATTCTTCGGCACGGGTGAAGGCTGTTCGGAGAGCCATCGAGGATTTCAAGCCCGATATCGTGCACGCGCATGGTCACAGAGCCGCGATGTTTGCCCGTCTCGCCGACCGACAAGCCTCCCTGCGAGTGGTGTATACCCTGCATGGCATACACGTGGGCAGGGGAATGCTCGCCCCGGTTAAAACGGCCATCGAGCGTAGGTTGTGTTCCCACACAGCCTATTTCATAGTCACCTGCCGTGCCGATGAAGAGCTCGGACGAAAATTGCGAATCCTCGACCAGAGCCGATGCAGGGTCGTGTACAACGGGATAAAAGATGCCGTCTACCGAGATGAAAAAGGTTCGTTTCGCAAGGAATTCGGACTGTCTATAGATGATGTGCTTGTGCTACATGTCGGCCGTTTGAATCCTCAAAAAGATCAAAAAACGCTCATCGATGCGGTTGCTTCCATCAAACAACCGGTGGGCTATGATTTCAAACTCGTGATGATCTGCCCGGGCGAAGACGAGGCTCGGCGCGAGATGCAATCGTATGTGGAATCGAAAAGCTATGCGGGAAAAATCGAGATACTTCCAGGGAGACCGAATCTCGCGCGAGCATACGCGGACTCCGATATTTTCACCCTGTCCTCGGTGGGGGAAGGGACTCCCTATTCCGTTCTTGAGGCGATGCAAGGTGGCTGCGCAGTCGTGTCCACTGCGGTCGGCGGAGTCGTCGAGGCAGTCGAAGAGGACTCATCGGGGTTGCTTGTGCCGCCGAAGAACCCCTCGGCGCTCGGAGAAAGGCTTAACGAGTTGGAGCAGGATAAAACGAAATGTCGGGAGTTCGGTTTGCGCGGAGCGCACATTGTCGAGGAGCGCTACACCTTATCGGCCATGGTGGATCAACTCGTGGAAGTCTATGAACGGGTTATCGCCGGCGAGTAA
- a CDS encoding Gfo/Idh/MocA family oxidoreductase, which translates to MSKLRGAVIGAGRMGRNHIRIMSQHPDVEIVGVVDPDTVHAKEVAAPWGAPVFATIEELPEIDVAIVVTPTQYHADAALKLMERGVHLLIEKPLAQNPEVAKQLVETAHAKGLTLAVGHVERFNPAVSTLKKLLHEPKMILIERLSPYTPRIKDSVIYDLAIHDIDLACWLAGGNPVKVEAIGMSVFSETTDVATSIIRFDSGCIATLQTSRATQDKVRRISVSEPNRYIVADTLRQDIEIKRQAEVSYEGEGEDLVFAQASIVEIPTIDRGGEPLAREQDDFYKAVINKTRPTVSGEDGLQAVTLVEQIEQLCK; encoded by the coding sequence ATGTCGAAACTACGCGGCGCAGTAATCGGTGCGGGAAGAATGGGACGCAATCATATCCGCATCATGTCTCAACATCCGGATGTCGAAATCGTCGGCGTGGTCGACCCCGACACCGTCCATGCAAAAGAGGTCGCCGCACCTTGGGGAGCGCCGGTTTTCGCAACAATCGAAGAACTTCCCGAAATCGACGTCGCCATCGTCGTGACACCCACACAGTACCACGCCGATGCGGCACTTAAATTGATGGAACGCGGCGTACACCTCCTCATTGAAAAGCCTTTAGCTCAAAACCCGGAAGTGGCGAAACAACTCGTTGAGACGGCGCACGCCAAAGGTCTGACGTTGGCAGTTGGTCATGTCGAGCGCTTCAACCCCGCCGTCAGCACCCTGAAGAAACTCTTGCATGAGCCGAAAATGATTCTCATCGAGCGCCTCTCCCCCTATACCCCTCGCATCAAGGACAGTGTGATTTACGATCTCGCAATACATGACATCGATCTGGCCTGCTGGCTTGCCGGCGGAAACCCGGTAAAGGTCGAAGCAATCGGAATGAGCGTGTTCAGCGAAACGACCGACGTCGCGACTTCGATCATTCGCTTCGACAGCGGCTGTATCGCAACGCTTCAGACGTCACGCGCAACCCAAGACAAAGTTCGTCGTATCAGCGTATCGGAGCCGAACCGTTATATCGTCGCAGACACACTCCGCCAAGATATTGAGATTAAACGTCAGGCAGAAGTGTCCTACGAGGGCGAGGGCGAAGATCTGGTTTTCGCACAAGCCAGCATCGTCGAAATTCCGACGATCGATCGCGGAGGTGAACCGCTCGCACGCGAACAGGATGATTTTTACAAGGCGGTTATAAACAAAACCCGCCCCACCGTTTCGGGCGAGGACGGGCTTCAAGCGGTCACTTTGGTCGAACAAATCGAGCAACTCTGTAAATAA
- a CDS encoding DegT/DnrJ/EryC1/StrS family aminotransferase: MGVPLLDLTNQYFELKEESDALWTDVMSHAAYIGGPRVSQLERDLEEYVGVKHCIACANGTDALFLILEAMGISHGDEVITTPWTFFATLEAIQHMGARPVMVDIEPGTYNIDPEKVRAAITERTKAILPVHIYGQCVDMDAINALAKEHGLFVVEDACQAMGATYKGKKAGSLADAAAFSFFPTKNLGCGGDGGCITTDSQEIADRCRLIAAHGSAKKYIHSDFGVNSRLDALQAGLLSLRLTKLDEWNDQRRAAAHYYSEQLAGVGDIEFPREASYAEPVYHLYILKSQSAPEAMKALQARGIGSALYYPLSLHEQECFEKLEGWVKPSLPVAEDAANKTFAIPCYPGITKEQQDEVVAALKEIYA, encoded by the coding sequence ATGGGTGTACCGCTTTTAGATCTCACGAACCAATATTTCGAACTTAAAGAAGAGTCGGATGCGCTGTGGACCGACGTCATGTCGCATGCCGCATATATCGGTGGACCCAGGGTATCTCAACTCGAACGCGACCTTGAAGAATATGTCGGCGTCAAACATTGCATTGCGTGTGCGAACGGGACCGATGCGCTCTTTTTGATACTCGAGGCCATGGGAATCAGTCATGGCGATGAAGTCATCACGACGCCGTGGACATTTTTCGCCACGCTTGAAGCGATACAGCATATGGGCGCGCGACCCGTTATGGTCGACATCGAACCGGGTACCTATAATATCGATCCTGAGAAGGTTCGTGCTGCGATAACCGAGCGCACGAAAGCGATTCTACCGGTGCATATTTATGGACAGTGCGTCGATATGGATGCCATCAATGCACTGGCAAAAGAACATGGTTTGTTCGTCGTTGAAGATGCATGCCAGGCGATGGGCGCGACCTATAAAGGGAAAAAAGCCGGTTCGCTTGCAGATGCGGCCGCTTTCAGCTTTTTCCCCACCAAGAATCTCGGTTGCGGCGGAGACGGTGGATGCATTACGACAGACAGTCAAGAAATCGCCGATAGGTGTCGCCTCATCGCGGCACACGGCAGCGCGAAGAAATACATTCACTCAGACTTCGGGGTGAACTCCCGCCTTGATGCGCTGCAAGCAGGTTTGCTTTCGCTCAGGTTGACCAAACTCGACGAGTGGAACGACCAGCGCCGTGCCGCCGCGCATTATTATAGTGAGCAGCTTGCAGGTGTCGGCGATATCGAGTTTCCTCGTGAGGCGTCGTACGCTGAGCCTGTTTATCACCTGTATATTTTGAAGTCGCAGTCCGCACCCGAGGCTATGAAGGCGCTACAAGCGCGCGGTATCGGTTCAGCGCTTTACTATCCGCTTTCGCTTCATGAGCAAGAGTGCTTCGAGAAATTGGAGGGCTGGGTAAAGCCTTCGCTTCCCGTTGCCGAGGATGCTGCGAACAAGACATTTGCAATTCCGTGCTACCCCGGAATAACAAAAGAGCAGCAAGACGAAGTCGTTGCTGCTCTCAAAGAGATTTACGCATAA
- a CDS encoding N-acetyltransferase: MMQDFKDASIGEYTVIEPGAKIGAGSVIGNNCTIYSNVVLGENCLIADCAVVGKMPRLAQSSTAAKGVLPSLQMGKGCSIGAHTVVMAGTTFGDDCLVGDGASIRERCVIGDNVVVGRAVTVENDTSIGSRTRIQAGAYITAYVTIEEDVFIAPMVVTTNDNFMGRTERVKEMKGCTIRRGARVGGGVHILPAIEIGEEAFIATAAIVTKDVPAYTVMMGTPARVVRKVPEEELLENQ, from the coding sequence ATGATGCAGGACTTCAAAGATGCGTCCATCGGTGAATACACGGTAATCGAACCCGGTGCGAAAATCGGCGCCGGCAGTGTCATCGGTAACAACTGTACGATTTATTCCAATGTCGTGTTGGGAGAGAATTGTCTGATTGCCGATTGTGCGGTCGTGGGCAAAATGCCGAGACTCGCGCAATCATCGACGGCCGCCAAAGGGGTACTGCCTTCGTTGCAAATGGGCAAAGGGTGCAGCATCGGGGCGCATACCGTTGTCATGGCCGGTACTACATTCGGTGACGATTGCCTCGTCGGAGACGGCGCGAGCATTCGAGAGCGATGCGTCATCGGTGATAACGTCGTCGTGGGACGAGCGGTCACGGTTGAAAACGATACCTCCATCGGGTCACGCACACGCATCCAAGCGGGCGCATACATTACCGCATATGTCACCATCGAAGAAGATGTATTCATCGCTCCCATGGTCGTCACCACCAATGATAACTTCATGGGGCGGACCGAACGTGTCAAAGAAATGAAAGGCTGCACGATTCGCCGTGGGGCGAGAGTCGGCGGCGGCGTGCACATTCTTCCTGCGATAGAAATCGGTGAAGAGGCTTTCATTGCGACCGCTGCCATTGTCACGAAGGATGTTCCTGCGTACACGGTGATGATGGGCACTCCTGCACGTGTGGTGCGGAAAGTTCCTGAAGAAGAGCTCTTGGAAAACCAATAG
- a CDS encoding glycosyltransferase: MNNEVFNRETVGLAIAAYNAEDTLARAVASIQTQGESVAQIVIVDDGSTDSTLSIANNLAKTDERITVVTQKNCGAPVARNRAFSLLTTDWVAYLDSDDALSKDYLDTFGRFISQHSEYDVYMCNAIRINARGERKLYRELDDYYEVTLGEMIAGNRTVSGGALMRASVFSRIGGFDPEIRVSQDYDLWLRILAEGLRIVMLKEPLLHYYNSIGSLCSNPVRSLYATRGILEKLMATYNLSPECRELAEKHREEKTTKIKQSKYLEKIRKKVEPVFGDYSNRFFFWIFTSAAGMLRTIKGK; encoded by the coding sequence ATGAATAATGAAGTATTCAACCGAGAAACGGTGGGGCTTGCGATAGCGGCATATAATGCCGAAGATACGCTGGCTCGTGCGGTTGCATCGATACAAACGCAAGGTGAGTCCGTGGCACAAATCGTGATCGTGGATGACGGTTCGACGGACTCCACACTGAGCATCGCAAATAATCTTGCGAAAACCGATGAGCGTATCACGGTGGTGACGCAGAAAAATTGCGGTGCCCCCGTTGCGCGAAATCGTGCGTTTTCGTTGTTGACCACCGATTGGGTTGCGTACTTGGATTCAGACGACGCTTTGTCGAAAGATTATCTCGACACGTTCGGACGGTTCATATCCCAGCATTCCGAGTATGACGTCTATATGTGCAATGCCATTCGAATTAATGCCCGCGGTGAGAGAAAACTATATCGAGAGCTCGACGATTATTATGAAGTTACGCTCGGCGAGATGATTGCAGGAAACCGAACGGTGAGCGGTGGTGCTTTGATGCGAGCGAGCGTCTTTTCCCGTATCGGGGGCTTCGACCCTGAAATTCGCGTTTCCCAAGACTATGATTTGTGGCTTCGCATCCTTGCAGAGGGACTGCGTATAGTCATGCTGAAGGAGCCGTTACTCCACTATTACAACTCGATCGGGAGTCTTTGCTCTAATCCCGTGCGTAGTCTGTACGCGACACGCGGCATCCTCGAGAAATTGATGGCGACATACAATCTTTCTCCGGAGTGTAGGGAGCTTGCGGAAAAACATAGAGAGGAAAAGACTACAAAGATTAAGCAAAGCAAATATCTCGAAAAAATTCGCAAAAAAGTGGAACCGGTGTTCGGCGATTATTCGAACAGGTTCTTTTTCTGGATTTTCACGAGTGCGGCGGGAATGCTGCGGACCATAAAGGGGAAATGA
- a CDS encoding glycosyltransferase yields the protein MAVVTDAPFYRDLRARRTVDALARIGADVSVIDQGFEVDKSRVVLEKEYRLYSGAVPPSKSGRFIWHLKNRVLPLRAYDERSQHIYEVLLAENPTVIHCINVFALEPCAKAAEKLDARLVYEAYEYWPEHLHSKTTSIPSSLAEHLEKAEKEIAPTVDAFITVSKPFGDWYRRYLDVVDPAIIFNVNAPDSHSEGVVNNDKNYCLRVVHSGNLFVNRKIEQALYALDETDDFCLAIQGDGPQKSRLKAIAKKNGCSDRVEFIDSVPAEKLIDSLQEFQIGLQLHSPDSMQTDGTVANKIFDYLRAGLAVIAVDTSGMQSLDRIDEFALLIEEATPSAIAQAVDELSSDRGRLSSMRRSALREGARYSREAQMLKIQKIYEGLDAS from the coding sequence GTGGCAGTAGTGACAGATGCTCCTTTTTATCGAGATCTTCGAGCCCGACGCACGGTCGATGCTCTCGCTCGCATCGGTGCCGATGTCTCTGTCATCGATCAAGGTTTTGAGGTCGACAAGTCTCGTGTCGTTCTTGAAAAAGAGTATCGACTTTATTCAGGTGCTGTTCCTCCATCGAAAAGTGGAAGATTCATCTGGCATCTTAAAAACAGAGTACTTCCGCTGCGTGCTTATGACGAGCGATCTCAGCACATCTATGAGGTTTTGCTTGCAGAAAATCCGACGGTCATTCACTGCATAAATGTATTTGCGCTGGAGCCTTGCGCGAAAGCTGCTGAAAAACTCGACGCGCGACTGGTGTATGAGGCATATGAGTATTGGCCGGAGCATCTGCACTCTAAAACGACGAGCATTCCTTCTTCGCTTGCCGAGCACTTGGAAAAGGCTGAAAAAGAGATCGCCCCGACCGTCGATGCATTCATCACGGTGAGCAAGCCATTTGGAGATTGGTACCGCAGATATCTCGATGTTGTGGACCCCGCTATAATTTTTAATGTCAATGCTCCCGATTCTCATAGCGAAGGCGTAGTAAACAATGATAAGAATTACTGTTTGAGAGTGGTTCACTCAGGGAATCTCTTTGTGAACAGAAAGATCGAACAGGCCTTGTACGCTCTTGATGAAACCGATGACTTTTGTTTGGCGATCCAAGGCGACGGCCCGCAAAAATCTCGTCTCAAGGCTATCGCAAAGAAAAACGGCTGCAGTGACCGAGTCGAGTTCATCGATTCCGTTCCCGCAGAAAAGCTGATCGATTCACTGCAGGAGTTTCAAATCGGACTGCAACTGCATTCCCCCGACTCGATGCAGACGGATGGGACTGTGGCGAATAAAATTTTCGATTATCTGCGTGCAGGGCTCGCCGTTATCGCGGTCGACACCTCCGGGATGCAATCACTTGACCGCATCGATGAGTTCGCGCTGTTGATCGAAGAGGCTACGCCGAGTGCAATCGCGCAGGCTGTCGATGAGCTGTCTTCTGACAGGGGACGTTTATCCTCGATGCGTCGCTCGGCGCTGCGTGAGGGCGCGCGATATTCGCGCGAGGCTCAAATGCTGAAAATTCAAAAAATCTATGAAGGGCTCGATGCGTCATGA